Within Deltaproteobacteria bacterium RIFCSPHIGHO2_02_FULL_44_16, the genomic segment AAGTCGCCTTTTATTGGGAAGGAAACCATCCAAAAGAATCTGGGGTCATCACCTATCAAGAACTGCTTGATCGAACCTGCCAAACTGCAAATGCACTGAAAAAATTAGGCGTTCGCAAAGGCGACCGTGTCACCATTTATATGCCCATGATTCTCGAGCTTCCCATTGTCATGCTCGCCTGCGCTCGCATTGGCGCGATTCACAGTGTTGTCTTCGGTGGATTTTCTGCTGATTCTCTGGCTGATCGCATCTGCGATGCCAAAAGTTCATTTCTGATTACAGCTGATGGTAGCTATCGTGGCACAAAACAGATTCCCCTCAAAGAGACTGCTGATGAAGCCATACAAAAAGCCGCTACACAGGGGAATCATGTCACTACGTGTCTGGTGGTAAAACGAACAGGAGAAAAAATTTCGTGGCATGAAAAAAGAGATCATTGGTTTCATGATGTCACAAAAAATGAATCAACTTCATGCGCGCCGGAAAAAATGGATGCAGAAGATCCCCTTTTTATTCTCTACACCTCAGGCTCCACAGGAAAACCAAAAGGAGTTCTGCACACCACTGCTGGGTATATGGTGTATACCGCAACCACTCATCGTTTTGTTTTCGATTATCATCCTCAAGATATTTATTGGTGTACAGCTGATATCGGCTGGATCACTGGTCACAGCTATATCCTCTATGGACCTCTCGCAAACGCAGCGACGAGTGTGATGTTCGAAGGAATACCGACGTATCCCGATGCAGGACGTTTTTGGAAAATTTGCGAAAAATATAAAGTAAATATTTTCTACACAGCTCCGACCGCTATCAGATCGCTCATGCGTGAAGGTGAGAGTTGGCCAAAAAAATATGATCTCTCTTCACTTCGCATTCTCGGAACTGTTGGCGAACCGATCAATCCTGAAGCCTGGATGTGGTATCACCGAACCATTGGGAACGAAGCATGTCCTGTGATCGACACCTGGTGGCAGACAGAAACGGGTGGGATTTTGATCAGCCCCCTTCCGGGCGCAGTCGCAACAAAGCCAGGTTCGGCAACGCTCCCCTTCTTTGGTGTAGAGCCGAAAATTTTACGAGAGGACGGCAGTGAAGCTGCAACCAATGAAGGTGGACTCCTCGTCATCGCGAAGCCATGGCCAGGAATCATGCGTACAGTCTACGGCCAACATGAACGCTTCAAAGAAACGTATTTCTCACGGTTTCCTGGATTCTATTTTACCGGCGACGGAGCACGTAAGGACGAAGATGGTTACTATTGGCTCATGGGACGTGTCGACGATGTCATCAATGTTGCAGGCCATCGCATCGGAACCGCAGAAGTTGAAAGCGCTCTTGTTTCACATCCGCATGTCACCGAAGCAGCAGTTGTTGGAGCGCCGCATGAAATCAAAGGACAAGGTATTCATGCGTTTGTGACATTAAAACCGGATATTATCGCAAACAGTGAAGTGCGACAGCAACTACGTGATCATGTTCGCAAAGAGATTGGTCCCATTGCAACACCTGACGTGCTGCACTTCACCGACGCGCTTCCCAAAACACGATCCGGTAAAATCATGCGCCGCATTTTACGCAAAATCGCTGCAGGTGAAATTCATGATCTGGGAGATACATCTACTCTTGCAGATCCGAGCGTTGTCAATCGACTCATAGAAACAAAATAATGCATCTTTCTGACGATTAAGTGCACAGCACTTAAATTATTTGATTTCATCTGGCGATACACCTAAAGGCTTTATTGACAGAGGAATCCCATCATCCATCGCAATAATGCTCATCCGGTGTGACGTACTCCTATGAGCTTGTGGAATTTTTTCAAGAAGCTGAAGAGCAAAATTATTCGTTCCACTCAGCTCATTAATCTCACCTCTAAAAAAGGAAGCTCTTAATTGTGAAAGTTGTTCGTTGCTGTTGTTTGTAGGAGCAGGTATCGAAACACG encodes:
- a CDS encoding acetate--CoA ligase, whose translation is MKTIESVLTENRRFEPHERARERSWIKSLENYKNIYEESITAPEPFWNEIAQDFVWFQKWNSVRQYDFHDHISISWFTGAKTNITVNCLDRHVEAGLGRKVAFYWEGNHPKESGVITYQELLDRTCQTANALKKLGVRKGDRVTIYMPMILELPIVMLACARIGAIHSVVFGGFSADSLADRICDAKSSFLITADGSYRGTKQIPLKETADEAIQKAATQGNHVTTCLVVKRTGEKISWHEKRDHWFHDVTKNESTSCAPEKMDAEDPLFILYTSGSTGKPKGVLHTTAGYMVYTATTHRFVFDYHPQDIYWCTADIGWITGHSYILYGPLANAATSVMFEGIPTYPDAGRFWKICEKYKVNIFYTAPTAIRSLMREGESWPKKYDLSSLRILGTVGEPINPEAWMWYHRTIGNEACPVIDTWWQTETGGILISPLPGAVATKPGSATLPFFGVEPKILREDGSEAATNEGGLLVIAKPWPGIMRTVYGQHERFKETYFSRFPGFYFTGDGARKDEDGYYWLMGRVDDVINVAGHRIGTAEVESALVSHPHVTEAAVVGAPHEIKGQGIHAFVTLKPDIIANSEVRQQLRDHVRKEIGPIATPDVLHFTDALPKTRSGKIMRRILRKIAAGEIHDLGDTSTLADPSVVNRLIETK